The Exiguobacterium mexicanum genome includes a window with the following:
- the pknB gene encoding Stk1 family PASTA domain-containing Ser/Thr kinase, translating to MRSGERINDRYRIEQQIGSGGMANVYRAHDEILNRTVAIKVLRSEFSHNEQFIRRFEREAHAATSLNHPNIVAIYDVGDERDIYYIVMEHVDGMTLKQYLQEEYISVDEALRIMGQICDAIDHAHANRIIHRDIKPQNMMIDQSGNVKVTDFGIAVAMSNATLTHTMSVLGSVHYFSPEQARGKFADEKSDIYSLGAVLYELVTGRVPFIGETPVAVALQHLQDDPIRPMDLNPNIPQALENCIMQALAKSPGARHTSVAAFKKDCMTALDPERANEPKRLSTEQDAFDQTLVMSPVVPDEPNVKETPEQPVAPSEPETANPKPKRKKKWWLWLLLLFLLIGGGIGAYVIADEMSRAVVPDVVGMTSDEATTELETAGFVVEATERASDNIAAGDVISQTPQAGRKPKRGTTVTIVVSAGKETVEMPDVEGLSQSSAERTLKDLEFTDIEIQSEASETVDSGDVISQSIAPGNEVVPSEETVTLVVSTGSNKIELANLAGYTFEEATTYAEQNSLKIVKRDEYSTSVPANQIIRQLPTAGTAVDPGTELTVIVSQGVEPTDVSIEREVNVEIEPPAEGEEAEALEVVIRTVDARGEVEVLRDKITETTTYSYTLVIAPDEVGTATIEVDGEVVRTDTVTYAQAKDSQ from the coding sequence ATGCGAAGTGGAGAACGAATCAACGATCGTTATCGGATCGAACAGCAAATCGGCAGCGGCGGCATGGCAAATGTCTACCGGGCTCACGATGAGATTTTAAACCGAACCGTCGCCATCAAGGTGTTGCGATCTGAATTCTCGCATAATGAACAATTTATACGCCGGTTTGAACGAGAAGCCCATGCGGCGACGAGTCTGAACCATCCGAATATCGTCGCCATTTACGACGTCGGAGACGAACGCGACATCTATTACATCGTCATGGAACATGTCGACGGGATGACGCTGAAACAATATTTGCAAGAAGAGTACATATCTGTCGACGAGGCGCTTCGCATCATGGGACAGATTTGTGATGCCATCGACCATGCCCATGCGAATCGAATCATTCATCGGGACATCAAACCACAAAACATGATGATCGATCAGAGCGGCAACGTCAAAGTGACGGACTTTGGGATTGCGGTGGCCATGTCGAACGCGACGCTGACCCATACGATGTCAGTGCTCGGCTCGGTCCATTACTTTTCTCCAGAACAGGCGCGCGGAAAGTTCGCCGATGAGAAGTCAGATATTTATTCACTCGGTGCCGTGCTCTATGAACTCGTGACCGGACGCGTTCCGTTCATCGGCGAGACGCCAGTCGCCGTCGCACTTCAACATTTGCAAGACGACCCGATTCGACCGATGGATTTGAACCCGAACATCCCGCAAGCGCTTGAGAACTGCATCATGCAGGCGCTGGCGAAATCACCGGGCGCCCGTCACACATCGGTCGCCGCCTTTAAGAAGGATTGCATGACGGCGCTCGACCCGGAACGTGCGAACGAACCGAAACGCCTCAGTACAGAACAGGACGCATTCGATCAGACGCTCGTCATGTCACCGGTCGTCCCGGACGAACCGAACGTCAAAGAGACACCGGAACAACCGGTCGCACCGAGCGAACCTGAGACAGCGAACCCGAAGCCGAAACGGAAGAAGAAGTGGTGGCTTTGGCTCCTACTCCTCTTCTTGTTGATTGGCGGCGGAATCGGGGCATATGTCATCGCCGATGAGATGTCCCGTGCCGTCGTCCCGGACGTCGTCGGCATGACGAGCGACGAGGCGACGACCGAGCTCGAAACGGCCGGTTTTGTCGTCGAGGCAACTGAACGGGCGAGTGACAACATCGCGGCTGGCGACGTCATCTCGCAGACACCGCAAGCCGGACGGAAGCCGAAACGTGGGACGACCGTGACGATTGTCGTCTCGGCCGGAAAAGAGACGGTCGAGATGCCGGATGTTGAAGGACTGTCCCAGTCGTCGGCCGAGCGGACGCTCAAAGATCTTGAGTTCACGGATATCGAGATTCAGTCGGAGGCATCCGAGACGGTCGATAGCGGGGATGTCATCTCCCAATCGATCGCCCCAGGCAACGAGGTCGTCCCATCTGAAGAGACGGTGACGCTCGTCGTCTCGACCGGCAGCAATAAAATCGAACTCGCCAACTTGGCGGGCTATACGTTCGAGGAAGCGACGACGTATGCCGAACAGAATAGCTTGAAAATCGTCAAACGTGATGAGTATTCAACGAGCGTTCCTGCGAATCAAATCATCCGTCAACTCCCGACGGCCGGTACGGCAGTCGACCCGGGGACGGAACTGACCGTCATCGTGTCACAAGGGGTCGAACCGACGGACGTCTCGATTGAACGGGAAGTCAACGTCGAAATCGAGCCGCCCGCTGAAGGCGAAGAAGCCGAGGCACTCGAAGTCGTCATTCGGACGGTCGACGCCCGTGGCGAAGTCGAGGTGTTGCGTGATAAGATAACGGAGACGACGACTTACTCGTATACGCTCGTCATCGCACCGGACGAAGTCGGAACCGCGACGATTGAAGTCGACGGCGAAGTCGTTCGCACGGATACGGTGACTTACGCACAAGCAAAAGATTCACAATGA
- a CDS encoding Stp1/IreP family PP2C-type Ser/Thr phosphatase has product MELAYRTDRGQVRAQNEDAVLILGDEHAGIALVADGMGGHEAGEVASQLVIEQFRRAFPTLPASPMEMENWFRHNVELANEQVLDFSKQANLLMMGTTIAGVCWHDETIVIVHVGDSRVYALRDDKLQQLTEDHSYVNVLKQLGELTEEEIRVHPKRNIITRAIGSKEHVEPDLQVFAEPEFDTILICTDGLTTHLTDDEIKQVLERPVSADVKADQLIDRANRLGGSDNITVALVQFTDRKRG; this is encoded by the coding sequence ATGGAATTAGCATACCGAACCGACCGGGGGCAAGTGAGAGCGCAAAACGAGGATGCCGTCTTGATTTTAGGGGACGAGCACGCCGGGATCGCACTCGTGGCCGACGGTATGGGAGGGCATGAAGCCGGGGAGGTCGCGAGTCAGCTCGTCATCGAGCAGTTTCGTCGTGCCTTCCCGACGCTTCCGGCCTCACCGATGGAGATGGAGAATTGGTTTCGCCACAACGTGGAACTGGCCAATGAGCAAGTGCTCGATTTCTCGAAACAAGCGAACCTGCTCATGATGGGGACGACGATCGCCGGTGTCTGCTGGCACGACGAGACGATCGTCATCGTCCACGTTGGGGATAGTCGTGTGTATGCCTTGCGTGACGATAAACTTCAGCAGTTGACAGAAGACCATTCCTACGTGAACGTGTTGAAGCAGCTCGGGGAGTTGACCGAGGAAGAGATACGCGTCCACCCGAAACGTAATATCATCACCCGTGCGATCGGCTCGAAAGAGCATGTCGAACCTGATCTGCAAGTGTTTGCCGAACCCGAGTTTGACACGATTTTAATCTGTACGGACGGCTTGACGACGCATTTGACCGATGACGAGATCAAGCAAGTCTTGGAACGCCCCGTCTCGGCGGACGTCAAGGCGGATCAATTGATCGATCGAGCCAACCGTTTGGGTGGGAGTGACAACATCACTGTTGCCCTCGTCCAGTTCACAGATAGAAAGAGAGGATGA
- the rlmN gene encoding 23S rRNA (adenine(2503)-C(2))-methyltransferase RlmN gives MNPKAVEKNPLVGAKPSLYSLTYSELEQWLIEAGEKSFRAKQLYDWMYVKRVTSFDDMTNVSKPLREKLDAAFQLTTLKELVRQESQDGTIKFLFELQDGYSIETVLMRHEYGNSVCVTTQVGCRIGCTFCASTLGGLKRNLEAGEITAQVLDVQRALDESGERVDSIVVMGIGEPFDNYDELMRFLRTVNHDDGLNIGSRHITVSTSGIVPKIYKFADEGMRINFAISLHAPTTEIRTRLMPINRAYNLDKLMEAVNYYTEKSGRRITFEYGLFGGVNDTEEHAHQLADLLKGVKCHVNLIPVNHVLERDYVRTPRKQIFAFEKVLKDRKVNVTIRREQGSDIDAACGQLRAKEREQETR, from the coding sequence ATGAATCCAAAAGCAGTTGAAAAAAATCCATTGGTCGGTGCCAAGCCGTCACTCTATTCCCTCACGTATTCAGAACTCGAACAGTGGCTCATTGAAGCAGGAGAAAAATCGTTCCGCGCGAAACAGTTATATGACTGGATGTACGTCAAGCGTGTGACATCGTTCGACGATATGACGAACGTCTCTAAACCGCTCCGCGAGAAATTAGACGCGGCGTTCCAATTGACGACGTTGAAAGAACTCGTCCGTCAAGAATCACAGGACGGCACGATCAAGTTCTTGTTCGAGCTTCAAGACGGTTATTCGATCGAGACCGTGCTCATGCGTCACGAGTACGGCAACTCGGTCTGTGTCACGACACAAGTCGGCTGCCGGATTGGTTGCACGTTCTGTGCCTCGACACTCGGCGGTTTGAAACGTAACTTAGAAGCCGGTGAAATCACGGCGCAAGTCCTCGACGTCCAACGCGCGCTTGACGAGAGCGGAGAGCGAGTCGACTCGATCGTCGTCATGGGTATCGGCGAACCGTTCGATAACTACGACGAATTGATGCGCTTCTTGCGCACGGTCAACCACGATGACGGCTTGAACATCGGTTCACGCCATATCACCGTGTCGACGAGTGGGATTGTACCGAAGATTTACAAGTTCGCCGATGAAGGGATGCGCATCAACTTCGCCATTTCGCTTCACGCGCCGACGACAGAGATTCGGACTCGTCTCATGCCGATCAACCGAGCCTACAACTTGGATAAGTTGATGGAAGCCGTCAACTACTATACAGAGAAGAGTGGTCGCCGCATCACGTTCGAATACGGTTTATTCGGTGGTGTCAACGACACGGAAGAACACGCCCATCAGTTGGCGGACTTGTTGAAAGGCGTCAAATGTCACGTCAACTTGATTCCAGTCAACCACGTGCTCGAGCGCGACTACGTCCGCACACCACGTAAACAAATTTTTGCCTTTGAAAAAGTGCTCAAAGACCGAAAAGTGAACGTGACGATTCGTCGCGAACAAGGTTCGGATATCGATGCGGCTTGTGGGCAGCTTCGAGCGAAGGAGCGCGAACAAGAAACGAGGTAA
- the rsmB gene encoding 16S rRNA (cytosine(967)-C(5))-methyltransferase RsmB — MNVRVAALDTLIKIEQGGAYSTIAVNDLLKQKKLATKDVGLYTELVYGTLGRKRTLDYILEKRVQNPKKLDKFVLPLLRMSVYQLFYLDKIPDRAVLHEAVEIAKKRGHSGTGKFVNGVLRNVVRDGFPDLSKLPDAERIAIEHSHPDWLVAEWVETYGVEATEAMCKLNNEPAPVTVRVNRQRVTVDEMIERLAEVDVVATRSELSADGLVIESGNVHATAFIDMGLLSIQDESSMIVADALQAAKTERVLDACAAPGGKAMHTAERMDGGTLVALDLHPHKAKLIERQAKRLHIDGVTALALDARQAGDKFEPESFDRILLDVPCSGLGVIRRKPDIKWTKDKSALAGLPKVQREIIDAVLPLLKRGGTLVYSTCTIDPSENEQQADYILSNGLTWDETLQDRLPQVLRPMVSSDRAELKLLPTTFGTDGFYIAAFKKEV; from the coding sequence ATGAACGTACGAGTTGCAGCGCTTGATACGCTAATCAAAATCGAACAAGGCGGCGCCTATTCGACGATTGCGGTCAACGACCTATTGAAACAAAAAAAATTAGCGACGAAAGACGTCGGCCTCTACACGGAGCTCGTCTACGGGACGCTCGGTCGGAAACGGACGCTCGATTATATTTTAGAGAAGCGGGTCCAAAACCCGAAAAAATTGGACAAATTTGTCTTGCCGCTCTTGCGGATGAGCGTCTATCAACTGTTTTATCTCGACAAGATCCCGGATCGGGCCGTGTTGCATGAAGCGGTTGAAATCGCGAAAAAACGGGGCCATTCGGGAACCGGCAAGTTCGTCAATGGCGTGTTGCGCAACGTCGTCCGGGATGGGTTCCCGGATTTGAGCAAGCTGCCAGACGCTGAACGAATTGCCATCGAACATAGCCATCCTGATTGGCTCGTCGCCGAATGGGTGGAGACGTATGGTGTCGAAGCGACCGAGGCGATGTGCAAATTGAATAACGAACCGGCGCCGGTCACGGTCCGGGTCAACCGCCAACGTGTCACCGTTGACGAGATGATTGAACGGCTCGCTGAAGTCGATGTCGTCGCCACACGTTCGGAACTGTCAGCGGACGGGCTCGTCATCGAGTCCGGAAACGTTCATGCGACGGCGTTCATCGACATGGGCTTGTTGTCGATTCAAGATGAGAGCTCGATGATCGTCGCCGATGCGCTTCAAGCCGCGAAGACAGAACGCGTGCTCGACGCTTGTGCCGCCCCGGGCGGGAAAGCGATGCATACGGCCGAACGCATGGACGGCGGAACGCTCGTCGCGCTCGACTTGCATCCGCATAAAGCGAAGTTGATTGAACGACAAGCGAAGCGTCTGCATATCGATGGAGTGACCGCACTTGCCCTCGATGCCCGTCAGGCCGGTGACAAGTTTGAACCGGAGAGCTTCGATCGGATTTTGCTCGATGTCCCATGTTCAGGACTCGGCGTCATCCGCCGCAAGCCCGATATCAAATGGACAAAAGACAAATCTGCTCTCGCCGGACTGCCGAAAGTCCAGCGTGAAATCATCGACGCCGTCTTGCCACTCCTCAAACGAGGTGGTACGCTAGTGTACTCGACATGTACGATCGACCCGTCTGAGAATGAGCAGCAGGCCGATTACATTTTGTCGAACGGATTGACGTGGGATGAGACACTCCAGGACCGTCTTCCCCAAGTATTGCGCCCGATGGTGTCATCGGACCGCGCTGAACTCAAATTACTCCCGACGACGTTCGGGACGGACGGTTTCTATATCGCCGCATTCAAGAAAGAGGTATAA
- the fmt gene encoding methionyl-tRNA formyltransferase, whose protein sequence is MGTPTFAVSVLERLLEEGYNVVGVVSQPDKPVGRKRELKPTPVKECALRHNIPVLQPEKVRTDYADILALEPDLIVTAAYGQIVPTELLEAPKHGAINVHASLLPKHRGGAPIHQAILDGDKETGVTIMYMVDKLDAGDMIANTVVPIEELDTVGTLFDKLAVAGSDLLIKTLPAFLAGWIEAVPQDERDVTFAPNISREREQIDWTRSGTDIYNHIRGMNPFPTAYTTIAGERVKLFFGSKTSGTGEPGTIVRLEEDGFVVATGDAVAIKVIDLQPSGKKRMDGATFMRGAGQKLQVGDRLGG, encoded by the coding sequence ATGGGCACTCCGACGTTTGCCGTATCCGTACTTGAGCGCTTGCTCGAAGAAGGATACAATGTCGTAGGTGTCGTCTCGCAACCGGACAAGCCGGTCGGACGAAAACGCGAACTGAAACCGACGCCGGTGAAAGAGTGTGCCCTGCGCCACAACATCCCGGTGTTACAGCCTGAAAAGGTGCGCACCGATTATGCGGACATCTTGGCACTTGAACCGGATTTGATTGTGACGGCGGCGTACGGTCAAATTGTTCCGACCGAACTGTTAGAAGCGCCGAAACATGGAGCCATCAACGTCCATGCCTCGCTCTTGCCGAAACATCGGGGTGGTGCTCCAATCCATCAAGCCATCCTCGACGGGGACAAAGAGACGGGCGTCACGATCATGTACATGGTCGATAAGCTCGATGCCGGCGATATGATTGCCAACACGGTCGTACCAATCGAAGAATTGGACACGGTCGGTACGTTGTTCGACAAGCTCGCGGTCGCAGGGTCTGACTTGTTAATCAAGACGCTTCCTGCTTTCCTTGCTGGTTGGATTGAAGCCGTGCCGCAGGACGAGCGTGACGTCACGTTCGCACCGAACATCAGCCGGGAGCGGGAACAGATTGACTGGACCCGTTCCGGCACAGACATTTATAACCATATCAGAGGGATGAATCCGTTCCCGACGGCGTATACGACGATTGCGGGTGAACGGGTCAAACTGTTCTTCGGGTCGAAGACGTCAGGGACGGGTGAACCGGGAACGATTGTACGGCTTGAAGAGGATGGGTTTGTCGTCGCGACAGGTGACGCGGTCGCTATCAAAGTGATCGATTTGCAACCATCTGGTAAAAAACGAATGGACGGGGCCACATTTATGCGTGGGGCCGGCCAAAAGTTACAAGTCGGCGATCGACTAGGAGGATAA
- the priA gene encoding primosomal protein N', whose translation MIAHVHVDAPVITIDRPFDYEVPSQFETLIEPGMRVSVPFGSRRLLGIVTGVSEGTREGLKPLEALLDEESSLTDELLDLSTHVKETTLCFRSSALLAMLPAALKVSYDKEIKGETLPDGVRTGTHLSEYPKETQSIILALAKKGDILLAPVLKEKRTVKTDLVIELIDATVIPARAKKQQEAIELLKDVPRMYWSLLRQIGLSRAQLQKMESLGAVKVTEVELNRDPYATIEQVVETVQLNESQATAVHAIRDAEAGETLLLHGVTGSGKTEVYLEAIGQVVDEGKQAILLVPEISLTPMMVKRFKRRFGDRVAVLHSALSQGEKYDEWRKIKRREVDVVVGARSAIFAPLENIGLLILDEEHETTYKQEENPRYHARDVAIWRARYHGCPVVLGSATPSLESYARAQKGVYRYLQLSERYGGEMPPVHIIDMRRELAKGNTTMFSEDLFVAINDRIAKKEQCVILLNRRGFTTFVMCRDCGEGLTCPHCAVNLTYHQHGDRLKCHYCGYEIGMPSKCPTCDSKKIKQFGTGTQKIETELLNRIPEARIIRMDQDTTSRKGSHEQLLKRFEDGEADILLGTQMIAKGLDFPNVTLVGVLAADATLGMPDFRATERTFQLVTQVAGRAGRGSLPGEAYVQTYNPDHYVIETASEHDYESFFAREMQLRQVGNHPPYWYVTLVTFAAESPLVAQAEAELFASDFVEAHVAQSRLNGPMPAPLSKLKNLFRYQLFIKTKHPEALYPVLAALQQARAKAISKKEYQLSIDVNPYVFM comes from the coding sequence ATGATCGCCCACGTCCACGTCGACGCCCCGGTCATCACGATCGACCGTCCGTTCGATTATGAGGTCCCGTCCCAGTTCGAGACATTGATCGAGCCGGGCATGCGCGTCTCGGTCCCGTTCGGCTCACGACGCCTGCTCGGGATCGTGACGGGTGTCTCGGAAGGGACGCGTGAAGGCTTGAAGCCACTTGAAGCCCTATTAGATGAAGAATCATCTCTGACGGACGAGTTGCTCGACTTATCGACACACGTGAAAGAGACGACGCTCTGCTTCCGGTCGTCGGCGCTTCTCGCGATGCTGCCGGCGGCGCTGAAAGTGAGCTACGACAAAGAGATTAAAGGCGAGACGCTACCGGACGGCGTCCGGACCGGTACCCATCTTTCCGAGTACCCGAAAGAGACGCAGTCCATCATCTTGGCGCTCGCCAAAAAAGGGGACATCTTGCTCGCGCCGGTGTTAAAAGAGAAACGCACGGTCAAGACGGACCTCGTCATCGAACTCATCGATGCGACTGTCATCCCGGCCCGTGCGAAGAAACAACAAGAAGCGATTGAGTTGCTAAAGGACGTACCGCGCATGTATTGGTCGTTGTTACGTCAAATCGGGCTATCGCGCGCCCAACTGCAAAAAATGGAGTCGCTCGGTGCCGTCAAAGTGACCGAGGTCGAACTGAATCGCGACCCGTATGCCACGATCGAACAGGTCGTTGAGACGGTCCAATTGAACGAGAGTCAAGCGACGGCCGTTCATGCCATCCGTGACGCGGAAGCCGGGGAGACGTTGCTCCTGCATGGGGTCACCGGCAGCGGGAAGACAGAAGTCTATCTCGAAGCGATCGGTCAAGTCGTCGATGAAGGCAAACAGGCGATTTTGCTCGTGCCGGAGATTTCGCTCACGCCGATGATGGTGAAACGGTTCAAGCGCCGTTTCGGCGACCGGGTCGCTGTGCTTCATAGCGCTTTGTCGCAAGGGGAAAAATATGATGAATGGCGGAAGATCAAGCGGCGTGAAGTCGATGTCGTCGTCGGGGCACGCTCGGCCATCTTCGCCCCGCTTGAGAACATCGGCCTGCTCATCTTAGATGAAGAGCATGAGACGACGTACAAGCAAGAAGAGAACCCGCGCTATCATGCGCGTGACGTTGCGATTTGGCGGGCCCGTTACCACGGTTGTCCCGTCGTCCTTGGTAGCGCGACCCCGTCACTCGAGTCTTACGCCCGCGCCCAAAAAGGCGTCTATCGTTATCTGCAACTCAGCGAACGGTACGGGGGCGAGATGCCGCCGGTCCATATTATCGATATGCGACGCGAACTCGCCAAAGGCAACACGACGATGTTCTCAGAAGATTTATTTGTCGCTATCAACGACCGCATCGCCAAAAAAGAACAGTGTGTCATCTTGCTCAACCGTCGTGGCTTCACGACGTTCGTCATGTGCCGCGACTGCGGGGAAGGACTCACTTGTCCGCACTGCGCCGTCAACTTGACGTATCACCAACATGGTGACCGGCTCAAATGCCACTACTGTGGCTATGAGATTGGGATGCCATCAAAATGTCCGACATGTGACAGCAAGAAAATCAAACAGTTCGGCACCGGCACGCAAAAGATCGAGACCGAGCTGTTGAACCGCATCCCCGAGGCGCGGATCATCCGGATGGACCAAGACACGACGTCCCGAAAAGGGTCGCACGAGCAACTGTTGAAACGCTTCGAGGATGGAGAGGCCGACATTTTGCTCGGCACCCAAATGATCGCCAAAGGACTCGACTTCCCGAACGTCACGCTCGTCGGGGTGCTCGCGGCGGATGCGACACTCGGCATGCCCGATTTCCGGGCGACCGAGCGCACGTTCCAGCTCGTCACCCAAGTCGCGGGCCGGGCCGGTCGAGGAAGTCTACCAGGTGAGGCATACGTGCAGACGTACAATCCCGACCATTACGTCATCGAGACGGCGAGCGAGCACGACTATGAATCCTTTTTCGCTCGTGAGATGCAGTTGCGCCAAGTCGGCAACCATCCACCGTATTGGTACGTCACGCTCGTCACGTTCGCGGCCGAAAGTCCGCTCGTCGCCCAAGCCGAGGCCGAGCTGTTCGCCTCTGATTTCGTCGAGGCGCATGTGGCCCAGTCACGGCTGAATGGACCGATGCCGGCACCGTTGTCTAAACTAAAGAACTTGTTCCGCTATCAGTTGTTCATCAAAACGAAACATCCTGAGGCGCTATATCCGGTCCTCGCCGCGTTGCAACAGGCACGCGCGAAGGCGATCAGTAAAAAAGAGTATCAATTGAGTATCGACGTAAACCCATACGTATTCATGTGA
- the coaBC gene encoding bifunctional phosphopantothenoylcysteine decarboxylase/phosphopantothenate--cysteine ligase CoaBC, with protein sequence MLNDRNILLCVSGGIAAYKACALTSKLVQAGANVRVAMTASAQEFVGKATFQALSRNPVYTDVFEEHDPTKIAHIDVVDTSDLIVVAPATANMIAKLAAGIADDFITTSILAAKCPVIVSPAMNVNMLEHPATRRNIETLKTFGYQIIEPGVGNLACGWVGGGRLPEPEDLVRIIESQFVPKHLLGKQVLITAGPTVERIDPVRFLSNDSSGKMGVALAEAARDMGAFVTLVHGPLQIPVPDGVTAIAVESGKDMLETVLARFDDQDLVIKSAAVADYRPKTVHTEKHKKVHGPLTIELEETTDILKTLGEKKTHQLLVGFAAETENLEQHARDKIARKRVDYLVANDVSQPDIGFRSDDNEVMLFRADGAHVRLPRQSKRELAVELLTHFKEDLR encoded by the coding sequence ATGTTGAACGATCGGAATATCTTGCTTTGTGTGAGCGGCGGGATCGCGGCGTATAAGGCGTGCGCGCTCACTTCGAAACTCGTCCAGGCCGGTGCGAACGTGCGCGTGGCGATGACCGCCTCAGCCCAGGAGTTCGTCGGGAAAGCGACGTTTCAGGCGCTCAGCCGCAATCCGGTATACACCGACGTGTTCGAGGAACACGACCCGACCAAAATCGCCCACATCGACGTCGTCGACACGAGTGATTTGATCGTCGTCGCACCTGCCACGGCGAACATGATCGCGAAACTCGCGGCCGGTATTGCCGACGACTTCATCACGACCTCGATTTTAGCGGCGAAATGCCCGGTCATCGTCTCACCGGCGATGAACGTCAATATGCTCGAACATCCGGCCACACGCCGCAATATCGAAACGCTCAAAACGTTCGGTTATCAAATCATCGAGCCCGGTGTCGGCAACCTCGCCTGCGGCTGGGTCGGCGGGGGACGTCTGCCGGAACCGGAAGACCTCGTCCGGATTATCGAGAGCCAGTTCGTCCCGAAACATCTGCTCGGGAAGCAAGTATTGATCACGGCGGGGCCGACGGTCGAACGCATCGACCCGGTCCGTTTCTTATCGAACGACTCGTCAGGCAAGATGGGCGTCGCGCTCGCCGAGGCGGCCCGCGATATGGGTGCCTTTGTCACGCTCGTCCATGGTCCGCTGCAAATACCCGTACCGGACGGTGTGACCGCCATCGCCGTCGAATCCGGGAAAGATATGCTCGAGACGGTGCTCGCACGCTTCGATGACCAAGATCTCGTCATCAAATCGGCAGCCGTCGCCGACTATCGTCCGAAGACGGTCCACACCGAGAAACACAAAAAAGTACACGGGCCGTTGACGATCGAGCTTGAAGAGACGACCGATATCTTGAAGACACTCGGTGAGAAGAAGACGCATCAGCTCCTCGTCGGTTTTGCGGCCGAGACGGAGAACCTCGAGCAACATGCACGCGATAAAATCGCCCGTAAGCGGGTCGACTACCTCGTCGCGAATGATGTGTCGCAGCCGGATATCGGCTTCCGCTCTGACGACAACGAGGTCATGTTGTTCCGCGCGGACGGGGCGCATGTCCGCTTGCCTCGTCAAAGCAAACGCGAGCTCGCCGTCGAGTTGCTCACCCACTTTAAGGAAGATTTACGATGA
- the rpoZ gene encoding DNA-directed RNA polymerase subunit omega encodes MLYPSIDALQRIIPSKYTIVTVAAKRARQIQDGKAAKIVVPKSYKPVGQALEEIFSGDTTIITNEKNNG; translated from the coding sequence ATGTTATACCCTTCGATTGATGCCTTACAACGTATCATCCCGTCGAAATACACGATCGTGACGGTGGCCGCGAAGCGGGCCCGCCAAATCCAGGACGGAAAAGCAGCGAAAATCGTCGTGCCAAAATCGTATAAGCCGGTCGGTCAAGCGCTAGAAGAAATATTCTCGGGTGACACGACAATCATCACGAACGAAAAAAACAACGGATGA
- the gmk gene encoding guanylate kinase, whose product MLEDGGLAVNFKERGLLIVLSGPSGVGKGTVCRVLREEEDNNLQYSVSATTRKPREGEVEGVHYFFKTREQFEDMIEHDQLLEHAEFVGNYYGTPVEWVRETLESGRDVILEIEVQGAFQVKERFPEAVFLFLAPPSLQELRNRLVGRGTESEDVIKQRLLVAREEIELMDAYDYVVTNDEVDKAIDRIKAIVTAEHCKRERVASLYKKAMMEVI is encoded by the coding sequence ATGTTAGAAGATGGAGGTCTTGCAGTGAATTTTAAAGAACGAGGATTATTAATCGTCTTGTCTGGCCCGAGTGGCGTCGGTAAAGGGACAGTGTGCCGTGTACTCCGTGAGGAAGAGGACAACAACCTTCAATATTCGGTCTCGGCGACGACCCGGAAACCGCGTGAAGGGGAAGTGGAAGGCGTGCATTACTTCTTTAAGACGAGAGAACAATTTGAAGACATGATCGAGCACGATCAATTGCTCGAACACGCTGAATTTGTCGGCAACTATTATGGGACACCGGTCGAATGGGTTCGTGAGACACTCGAGAGCGGAAGAGACGTCATCCTTGAGATTGAAGTCCAAGGTGCTTTCCAAGTGAAAGAGCGTTTCCCGGAAGCGGTCTTTTTATTCTTGGCTCCGCCAAGCTTGCAAGAACTACGCAACCGCTTAGTCGGTCGAGGTACGGAATCGGAAGATGTGATCAAGCAACGCTTGCTCGTCGCCCGGGAAGAAATTGAATTGATGGATGCATACGATTACGTCGTTACGAATGATGAAGTGGACAAAGCGATTGATCGTATCAAAGCGATCGTGACGGCCGAACATTGTAAACGTGAACGTGTCGCATCTCTCTATAAAAAAGCCATGATGGAGGTCATTTAA